Proteins encoded by one window of Magnetospirillum sp. WYHS-4:
- the flgK gene encoding flagellar hook-associated protein FlgK, translated as MALSSAGSATLTLALHTTQSGLQVNQSALDAVSQNIVNVNSEGYSRKVVQMEQRVVNATGAGVQIGEVTRRVDEYLLKSLRLETSTMEQYSVQTDYYDRLQDLFGAPGDNTSLSHTMAEFAAALETLSTQPDKTADQSEVVRQGQRLTEQLRDMSEDVQELRQQVDKAISDTVERMNSLISEVGDLNDKIIRNSAVGLDVSDLRDKRDLAITELSGYVDIRYFARSDGDVVVFTSGGRTLVDNVPATMSHDPAAVVSATSTHAEGDLGGIYVGTEVAENDLTNEIRDGKIKGLITLRDEVLTGLQSQLDEFAAELRDTVNQIHNRGVAYPGAQELSGTRTFVDSTTSTLTFSGTTDTRLVLTDANGTQTATTTVRTLIGGASDTIDNIAADIETWLQANAGAGSTCEVGTDGKLSITLGDTTKYLGLRDETSSVAGSTHQDSTVTFDVNADGVTDETVAGFSFFFGLNDFFDDGLTDNIWETDSLASTYKFSTAQTYAFRDSTGQMASTVTIAVNDTVEDVVTKINNLGINVVAAAVPDGTGYRLRISSENGAGISIYRTAAGNDPLSGANLKIADVRVSSAITVRDDIVSQPSRVVRGALQWDADRGVAGEYLTSAADEEIIQALAEQLTSTNAFDAAGGLSTTTLTFSQYSANIVSYAAELADKNSSSGEYQTNLAESLSNKASTISGVNLDEEMAQLILYEQAYSAAARVITVIQSMFDALDQAV; from the coding sequence ATGGCGTTGTCATCGGCAGGGTCGGCGACCCTTACCCTCGCCCTGCACACGACCCAGAGCGGCCTGCAGGTCAACCAGAGCGCCCTGGACGCGGTGTCGCAGAACATCGTCAACGTCAATTCCGAGGGCTACTCGCGCAAGGTCGTGCAGATGGAACAGCGGGTGGTCAACGCCACCGGCGCCGGCGTGCAGATCGGCGAAGTCACCCGCCGCGTCGACGAATACCTGCTGAAGAGCCTGCGCCTGGAGACCAGCACCATGGAGCAGTATTCCGTCCAGACCGACTACTACGACCGTCTGCAGGACCTGTTCGGGGCGCCGGGGGACAATACCTCGCTGTCCCACACCATGGCGGAATTCGCCGCCGCGCTGGAAACCCTGTCGACCCAGCCCGACAAGACCGCGGACCAGAGCGAGGTGGTCCGCCAAGGCCAGCGCCTGACCGAACAACTCCGCGACATGAGCGAGGACGTCCAGGAACTGCGCCAGCAAGTCGACAAGGCGATCAGCGACACGGTCGAGCGCATGAACTCCCTGATTTCCGAAGTCGGCGACCTGAACGACAAGATCATTCGCAATTCGGCAGTCGGTCTGGATGTGTCTGACCTGCGCGACAAGCGCGATCTGGCGATTACCGAACTGTCAGGATATGTCGACATCCGCTACTTCGCCCGCAGCGACGGCGATGTGGTCGTCTTCACTTCCGGCGGACGCACCCTGGTCGACAACGTCCCGGCGACCATGAGCCATGACCCCGCGGCGGTCGTCAGCGCCACCTCCACCCATGCCGAGGGCGACCTGGGCGGGATATACGTGGGAACGGAAGTCGCGGAGAACGATCTCACCAACGAGATCCGCGACGGCAAGATCAAGGGGCTCATCACCCTGCGCGACGAGGTGCTCACCGGCCTGCAGAGCCAGCTCGACGAATTCGCCGCGGAACTGCGCGACACCGTCAACCAGATCCACAATCGCGGCGTTGCCTATCCCGGCGCCCAGGAACTCTCCGGCACTCGTACCTTTGTCGACTCCACGACGTCGACCCTCACCTTCAGCGGCACCACCGACACCCGCCTGGTACTGACCGACGCCAACGGCACCCAGACGGCGACCACCACGGTGCGGACCCTGATCGGCGGCGCCTCCGACACCATCGACAACATCGCCGCCGATATCGAGACTTGGCTGCAGGCCAATGCCGGCGCCGGCAGCACCTGCGAGGTGGGGACCGACGGCAAGCTGTCCATCACCCTGGGAGACACCACGAAGTACCTGGGCCTGCGCGACGAGACATCGTCGGTCGCCGGCAGTACCCACCAGGACTCGACGGTCACCTTCGACGTCAATGCCGACGGTGTCACCGACGAGACCGTCGCCGGCTTTTCCTTCTTCTTCGGCCTGAACGACTTCTTCGACGATGGCCTGACAGACAACATCTGGGAAACCGACAGCCTGGCGAGTACCTACAAGTTTTCTACCGCCCAAACCTACGCCTTCCGCGACAGCACCGGGCAGATGGCGTCGACGGTCACCATAGCCGTCAACGACACCGTCGAGGACGTGGTGACCAAGATCAACAACCTGGGCATCAACGTGGTGGCAGCGGCGGTTCCCGACGGCACCGGCTACCGGCTGCGCATCTCCAGCGAGAACGGGGCCGGAATCAGCATCTACCGGACGGCGGCGGGCAACGACCCCTTGAGCGGCGCCAACCTCAAGATCGCCGACGTGCGCGTCTCGTCCGCCATCACGGTGCGCGACGACATCGTCAGCCAGCCGTCCCGCGTGGTGCGCGGCGCCTTGCAGTGGGACGCCGACCGGGGCGTCGCCGGCGAATATCTCACTTCGGCGGCGGACGAGGAAATCATCCAGGCCCTGGCCGAACAACTCACGTCGACCAACGCCTTCGATGCCGCCGGCGGGCTTTCGACGACGACGCTCACCTTCTCCCAGTACTCGGCCAATATCGTCTCCTATGCGGCGGAACTGGCCGACAAGAACAGTTCCAGCGGCGAGTACCAGACCAATCTGGCCGAAAGCCTGTCCAACAAGGCCAGCACCATCAGCGGCGTGAACCTTGACGAGGAAATGGCGCAGCTTATTCTATACGAGCAGGCCTATTCCGCCGCCGCGCGCGTCATCACCGTGATCCAGAGCATGTTCGACGCCCTGGATCAGGCGGTATAG
- a CDS encoding glycosyltransferase — protein MGRVVLFKGVSDYLSLNTMVEGLAAAFGRRGFSPAILDMAAADYPDRIRATLAAGDTALFVSLNGIGLPREGGTFFDRRDEPVVALFVDHPIYHLDRLSVRLPNLHFAFPSRSHVAFCRPLRALHLPHAAEFRSPTPWAARDISVLYCGSPLAADPEAQRAGWRAHGARAAAALEAIVAAHDIQPREPLETVVARILGRPPEDREALRPFFLAADAYLRSRIKVAAIAALADAGIATTVCGRGWEGLSGRLRLLGSRTAPETFALMDRSRLVLNLLPPYYESHERVFQAMASGAVAATTPSDLWDETGGLLSLPYEPKALAAALADALADDDRLAATAGDGRAIFLAGHTWDHRVDAILAFLAGERGSPVRRAPRETVDNKWE, from the coding sequence ATGGGCCGCGTCGTCCTCTTCAAGGGCGTTTCCGATTACCTCAGCCTGAACACCATGGTGGAAGGCTTGGCGGCCGCGTTCGGTCGCCGGGGTTTCTCGCCTGCGATCCTCGACATGGCCGCCGCCGATTATCCCGACCGCATCCGCGCCACCCTGGCCGCTGGCGATACCGCGCTGTTCGTCAGCCTGAACGGCATCGGCCTGCCGCGCGAAGGCGGGACCTTTTTCGACCGGCGGGACGAACCGGTGGTCGCGCTGTTCGTCGACCATCCCATCTACCATCTGGACCGCCTGTCGGTTCGTCTCCCGAACCTTCATTTCGCTTTTCCCAGCCGATCCCACGTCGCCTTCTGCCGCCCCCTGCGGGCGTTGCATCTGCCGCATGCCGCGGAATTCCGCTCGCCAACCCCATGGGCCGCGCGGGACATTTCCGTACTTTATTGCGGTTCTCCCCTGGCCGCCGACCCGGAGGCGCAGCGTGCCGGCTGGCGTGCCCACGGGGCGCGGGCGGCGGCGGCCCTGGAAGCGATCGTGGCCGCCCACGACATCCAGCCGCGCGAGCCCCTGGAAACCGTCGTCGCCCGCATTCTCGGCCGGCCGCCGGAAGACCGCGAGGCCCTGCGTCCCTTCTTTCTCGCCGCCGACGCCTACCTGCGCAGCCGCATCAAGGTGGCGGCCATCGCCGCCCTGGCGGATGCCGGTATCGCGACGACGGTCTGCGGGCGCGGCTGGGAAGGATTGTCCGGCCGCCTGCGCCTTCTGGGCAGCCGGACGGCACCCGAGACCTTCGCCCTGATGGACCGCAGCCGTCTGGTTCTCAACCTTCTGCCGCCCTATTACGAGTCCCACGAAAGGGTCTTCCAGGCCATGGCATCCGGGGCCGTGGCGGCGACCACGCCCTCCGACCTGTGGGACGAAACCGGTGGCTTGCTGTCGCTGCCCTACGAACCGAAAGCCCTTGCGGCCGCCCTCGCCGACGCCCTGGCGGACGACGACCGGCTGGCGGCGACGGCCGGAGACGGCAGGGCGATCTTCCTGGCCGGCCACACCTGGGACCATAGAGTCGACGCCATCCTGGCCTTCCTGGCCGGCGAACGGGGATCGCCCGTCAGGCGCGCCCCGCGGGAGACTGTCGATAACAAATGGGAATGA
- a CDS encoding nucleoside deaminase, with protein MKGPGYMDQALAEAVAAAMRGEVPVGAVLVDGATGAVLARAGNRTEELGDPTAHAELLAIRAGAAQVGAARLEGCDLYVTLEPCAMCAAAISFARLRRLYFGAYDPKGGAVEHGPRFFAQPTCHHRPEVVGGIQEGRCGDLLRGFFRDRRRIRGGNGAAGRH; from the coding sequence ATGAAGGGGCCGGGATACATGGACCAGGCCCTGGCCGAAGCGGTCGCGGCGGCGATGCGCGGCGAGGTGCCGGTGGGGGCGGTGCTGGTGGACGGGGCCACTGGGGCGGTTCTGGCGCGGGCCGGCAACCGCACCGAGGAACTGGGCGATCCCACGGCGCATGCCGAACTACTCGCGATCCGGGCGGGCGCGGCCCAGGTCGGTGCGGCACGGCTGGAGGGCTGCGATCTCTACGTCACCCTGGAGCCCTGCGCCATGTGCGCGGCGGCGATTTCCTTCGCCCGTCTGCGCCGCCTTTACTTTGGCGCCTACGATCCCAAGGGCGGCGCCGTCGAGCACGGCCCGCGCTTCTTCGCCCAGCCCACCTGCCACCATCGGCCGGAAGTGGTGGGCGGCATCCAGGAGGGACGCTGCGGCGACCTGCTGCGGGGTTTCTTCCGCGACCGTCGCCGGATTCGGGGGGGAAATGGTGCCGCCGGACGGCATTGA
- a CDS encoding CDGSH iron-sulfur domain-containing protein, translating to MSKGPYETKVEAGKTYHWCACGLSGKQPFCDGSHKGTGLRPLAFKADKDDTVWFCGCKRSKQPPFCDGTHNDL from the coding sequence ATGAGCAAGGGACCCTACGAGACCAAGGTCGAAGCCGGGAAGACCTATCACTGGTGCGCCTGCGGGCTCAGCGGGAAGCAGCCTTTCTGCGACGGAAGCCACAAGGGCACCGGCCTGCGGCCGCTGGCCTTCAAGGCCGACAAGGACGACACGGTCTGGTTCTGCGGCTGCAAGCGAAGCAAGCAGCCGCCTTTCTGCGACGGGACGCATAACGACCTATGA
- a CDS encoding peptidoglycan-binding protein encodes MSRLTILLLALLLAAPATQAAKTAPARSSPADREEVRGDSLVTRVQKALGEAGLYLGPATGVMDKATEEAIRAFQKRSGMKGEPKVTEQLALQIESSHKIQALLGRLEEVRGKAIEAARSALMSREETRRLLESPPDETADPARDPKPCFRSPTPACLLEEAAETAKTIPADDLRDWARGELLVAQAKAGLIPQAMDTARRVHDPRLILVALRDIAEGQAEAGLTGEAAAAAEAIPDASKRIEALAAIAEIEAKRGLSEGARASAQRLLALLPEVEDTIKRVALRTRAAVVLRRAGDAAGGDAALKDAEAEARREKDGAARGAALRHIAQALAELRRVGPATALLDDIPADVDRTPVLMALTVHHAKAGEFDRARALAQRIPEARYRTVALAQVAAELGAAGHVEETLDLLEKAKELSKDITLPFARDYAAGQMVAAWSRLGGRRFADARDTHTFDRTLDAVARIADDRLRAHMLWTVAADRRRAGDAAGAKATEDKARDGTIEVRSALTRVWLHGDIALERSTDGEKEAAIAAFRRGLEEAEPLDNAWSRTRALAKLAATLNDLQRAGISVGR; translated from the coding sequence ATGAGCCGATTGACGATCCTTCTCCTGGCCTTGCTTCTGGCAGCCCCCGCCACCCAGGCGGCCAAGACGGCCCCCGCCCGGAGCAGTCCCGCCGACCGCGAGGAGGTCCGCGGCGATTCCCTGGTGACCCGTGTCCAGAAGGCCCTGGGCGAGGCGGGGCTCTATCTGGGGCCCGCCACCGGCGTGATGGACAAGGCGACCGAGGAAGCCATCCGCGCCTTCCAGAAGCGTTCCGGCATGAAGGGCGAGCCCAAGGTCACCGAGCAACTCGCCCTGCAGATCGAATCGAGCCACAAGATCCAGGCCCTGCTGGGCCGCCTGGAAGAGGTGCGCGGCAAAGCCATCGAAGCCGCCCGTAGCGCCCTGATGAGCCGCGAGGAAACCCGCAGGCTGCTGGAATCTCCACCCGACGAGACCGCCGATCCGGCCCGCGATCCCAAGCCCTGCTTCCGCAGCCCGACCCCGGCCTGTCTGCTCGAGGAGGCCGCGGAAACCGCCAAGACCATTCCTGCCGACGACCTTCGCGACTGGGCGCGTGGCGAACTGCTGGTCGCCCAGGCCAAGGCGGGCCTGATTCCCCAGGCCATGGACACGGCGCGCCGGGTCCATGATCCCCGTTTGATCTTGGTGGCGCTACGCGACATCGCCGAAGGCCAAGCCGAAGCGGGCTTGACCGGCGAGGCGGCGGCCGCCGCCGAAGCCATCCCCGATGCGTCCAAACGTATCGAAGCCCTGGCCGCCATCGCCGAAATAGAGGCGAAGCGCGGGCTGTCCGAAGGGGCCAGAGCCAGCGCCCAACGGCTGCTCGCCCTGCTGCCCGAGGTCGAGGACACGATCAAGCGCGTGGCGTTGCGCACCCGCGCCGCCGTCGTCTTGCGGCGAGCCGGCGACGCGGCAGGCGGGGACGCGGCGCTCAAGGATGCCGAGGCCGAGGCGCGGCGGGAAAAGGACGGCGCGGCGCGTGGCGCCGCCTTGCGGCACATCGCCCAGGCCCTCGCCGAATTGAGGCGGGTGGGCCCCGCGACGGCCCTGCTGGACGACATCCCCGCCGACGTCGATCGCACCCCGGTACTGATGGCCTTGACTGTCCACCATGCCAAGGCCGGCGAATTCGATCGGGCCCGCGCCCTGGCCCAGCGCATTCCGGAAGCGCGCTACCGGACGGTGGCTCTGGCCCAGGTGGCTGCCGAACTGGGGGCGGCCGGCCATGTCGAGGAGACGCTGGACCTCCTGGAAAAGGCCAAGGAGTTGTCCAAGGACATCACGCTGCCCTTCGCCCGCGATTATGCGGCCGGCCAGATGGTGGCCGCTTGGTCCCGCCTGGGGGGGCGGCGCTTCGCGGATGCCAGGGACACCCATACCTTCGACCGTACCCTCGATGCGGTGGCGCGTATCGCCGACGACCGGCTGCGCGCCCATATGCTCTGGACGGTCGCGGCCGACCGCAGGCGAGCCGGCGACGCGGCGGGCGCCAAGGCGACGGAAGACAAGGCCCGCGACGGCACCATCGAGGTGCGCAGCGCGCTCACTCGCGTTTGGCTGCATGGCGACATCGCCCTGGAACGCTCGACCGATGGCGAGAAGGAGGCGGCGATCGCCGCCTTCCGGCGCGGCCTGGAGGAAGCCGAGCCCCTGGACAACGCCTGGAGTCGCACCCGCGCCCTGGCCAAACTCGCCGCCACCCTCAACGATCTGCAGCGGGCGGGAATCTCGGTGGGACGCTAG
- the thrB gene encoding homoserine kinase, which produces MAVFTSVPAPDLARFLALYDLGEATACEGIVEGWENSNFHLETTRGRFVLTLFERRVDECDLPFFLGLMEHLGARNFPCPRPMKRRDGGEWGRLCGKPAAIVSFLEGEWPRSPSPADCAEAGRALGRLHRKTGDFHGHRTNTMGIGAWRSLFEAVADRADSLEPGMAIEIEADLEALERNWPSGLPLGVIHGDLFPDNTFFRDGRLVGVIDFYFACRDALAVDLAIGLNAWCFDGEWTFDRMRGAALLAGYREIVPIESDERAALPVLARGMALRFLLTRLKDWLDRPPGAMVEPKDPREYLAKLRFHRGVGDARDYGLD; this is translated from the coding sequence ATGGCCGTCTTCACTTCCGTTCCCGCTCCCGACTTGGCGCGCTTCCTGGCCCTTTATGACCTCGGCGAGGCGACGGCTTGCGAGGGCATCGTCGAGGGCTGGGAAAACAGCAATTTCCATCTGGAGACGACGCGCGGCCGATTCGTCCTCACCTTATTCGAAAGGCGGGTCGACGAGTGCGATCTGCCCTTCTTCCTGGGCCTGATGGAACACCTCGGGGCCCGCAACTTTCCCTGCCCGCGCCCGATGAAGCGGCGCGACGGCGGCGAGTGGGGCCGTCTTTGCGGCAAGCCGGCGGCCATCGTTTCCTTCCTGGAGGGCGAGTGGCCCCGCAGCCCCTCGCCCGCCGACTGCGCCGAGGCCGGCCGCGCCCTGGGCCGTCTGCACCGCAAGACCGGGGACTTTCACGGCCATCGGACCAACACGATGGGGATCGGCGCTTGGCGCTCCCTCTTCGAGGCGGTGGCGGATCGCGCCGATTCTCTGGAACCCGGCATGGCTATCGAGATCGAGGCAGACCTGGAAGCCTTGGAGCGGAACTGGCCTTCCGGCCTGCCCCTGGGCGTTATTCACGGCGACCTGTTCCCGGACAATACCTTCTTCCGGGACGGGCGGCTGGTCGGGGTGATCGACTTCTACTTCGCCTGCCGCGATGCCCTGGCCGTCGACTTGGCGATCGGTCTGAACGCCTGGTGCTTCGATGGAGAATGGACCTTCGACCGGATGCGCGGCGCAGCCCTGCTGGCCGGCTATCGCGAGATCGTGCCCATCGAAAGCGACGAACGGGCGGCCCTGCCCGTCCTGGCGCGGGGCATGGCGCTGCGCTTCCTGCTCACCCGCCTGAAGGACTGGCTGGACCGCCCCCCCGGCGCCATGGTCGAACCCAAGGACCCGCGCGAGTACCTGGCGAAGCTGCGTTTCCACCGGGGCGTCGGCGACGCCCGCGACTATGGATTGGACTGA
- the rnhA gene encoding ribonuclease HI — protein sequence MDDRIDMFTDGACSGNPGPGGWGVVLRWRGHEKELKGGEAATTNNRMELMAAIRGLESLKRPSRVDLHTDSTYLRDGITKWIFSWKAKGWRTADNKPVKNQDLWQRLEEARKGHRVEWHWVKGHAGHPENERADQLAREGLAEARHGNED from the coding sequence ATGGACGACAGGATCGACATGTTCACCGACGGCGCCTGTTCCGGCAATCCGGGGCCGGGGGGCTGGGGCGTGGTTCTGCGCTGGCGCGGCCACGAAAAGGAGTTGAAGGGTGGCGAGGCCGCCACCACCAACAACCGCATGGAGCTGATGGCCGCCATCCGCGGCCTGGAGTCCCTGAAGCGGCCCTCACGGGTCGACCTGCATACCGACAGCACCTATCTGCGCGACGGCATCACCAAGTGGATCTTCTCATGGAAGGCCAAGGGTTGGCGCACCGCCGACAACAAGCCGGTGAAGAACCAGGATCTATGGCAGCGGCTGGAGGAAGCCCGCAAGGGCCATCGGGTGGAATGGCACTGGGTCAAGGGCCATGCCGGCCACCCCGAGAACGAACGCGCCGACCAACTGGCCCGCGAGGGTTTGGCGGAGGCCCGGCACGGCAACGAGGACTAG